The following coding sequences lie in one Bombus affinis isolate iyBomAffi1 unplaced genomic scaffold, iyBomAffi1.2 ctg00000075.1, whole genome shotgun sequence genomic window:
- the LOC126927119 gene encoding 6-phosphofructo-2-kinase/fructose-2,6-bisphosphatase-like — MHECATWLAGGNSVAILDATLVMRAQRAEVFDYFSGQRGYRVLIIECVYDDPVVLERNYKEILRYSACYVGMDSITAEEDLRLKIAHYIRSYEPMDEKTYPRIRIDTGSMDIESCIVSGDVETNVLGYLGSVTVEPHTLYFSRHGESEYNVLGKVGGDAVLSARGERYAQALATKFNAMRIPDLRVLTSRLRRTIATARGVESPQEHVTALNELHAGICEGLSYEDMQEHYPQEFAWRDQDKLRYRYPWGESYIDAMHRVEPVIAELQRSNNILVVSHQAILRCIIGVFTDKKPKEVPYAEVPLHTVIRISSQGYNYKVDFFKLPIECVNTIRVKPNNCSADRTADDALLTVPAHFDIPDPWRNLGSGPTPVQQH; from the exons CGGTTATCGCGTCCTCATTATCGAGTGCGTCTACGACGATCCGGTTGTACTGGAGCGAAATTACAAGGAGATATTGCGGTACAGCGCTTGCTATGTTGGCATGGATTCAATAACAGCCGAAGAAGATCTACGATTGAAGATAGCTCATTACATTCGATCTTACGAGCCAATGGATGAGAAGACGTATCCACGAATCCGTATCGACACCGGCAGCATGGATATCGAGTCCTGCATCGTGTCTGGCGATGTGGAGACAAATGTCCTTGGATATCTTGGAAGCGTCACTGTTGAGCCGCATACTCTTTATTTCTCTCGG CACGGCGAAAGCGAGTACAACGTATTGGGTAAGGTTGGTGGTGACGCAGTTTTAAGCGCACGTGGCGAGAGATATGCACAAGCGTTGGCCACCAAGTTCAACGCTATGCGTATTCCCGACCTGCGCGTGCTAACTAGTCGCCTTCGAAGGactatcgcgactgctcgtgGCGTGGAATCGCCCCAAGAACACGTGACAGCACTCAACGAACTCCACGCCGGTATCTGTGAGGGGCTGTCTTATGAAGACATGCAGGAGCATTATCCGCAG GAATTTGCATGGCGCGATCAAGATAAGCTGCGCTATCGTTATCCATGGGGAGAAAGCTACATCGACGCCATGCACCGCGTGGAACCGGTTATTGCTGAATTACAGAGATCCAACAACATCTTGGTCGTGTCTCATCAAGCTATTCTGCGCTGCATCATTGGCGTTTTCACAGATAAAAAACCGAAAGAGGTGCCTTACGCTGAGGTGCCACTGCATACCGTCATCCGAATCAGCAGCCAGGGTTACAATTACAAGGTGGACTTCTTCAAGTTACCCATAGAGTGCGTAAACACGATTCGCGTGAAGCCGAATAATTGTAGCGCGGACAGAACCGCGGACGATGCTCTGCTCACAGTCCCAGCACATTTCGACATACCGGATCCTTGGCGAAATCTTGGCAGCGGACCCACTCCCGTACAACAACACTGA